From a single Anaerolineales bacterium genomic region:
- the hisB gene encoding imidazoleglycerol-phosphate dehydratase HisB: protein MRTSEVSRNTNETQIEIKLNLDGTGKHEISTGVGFLDHMLTHLAVHGLFDLTVEAQGDLHIDIHHTVEDVALALGQAFDKALGDRKGIVRMGDSFAPMDETLAHVAMDLSGRPYAVVQVEWHTPYVGNIPVTLFPHFFESFAVQARCNLHARVLYGRDDHHQAEALFKAWARALDASTQFDPRRGGNIPSTKGTL, encoded by the coding sequence ATGAGAACTTCAGAAGTATCCCGTAACACCAATGAAACGCAAATTGAAATTAAATTGAATCTAGATGGAACAGGCAAGCACGAGATTTCCACGGGCGTGGGGTTCCTTGACCATATGTTGACCCATCTTGCGGTGCATGGACTGTTTGACCTGACCGTCGAAGCGCAAGGCGACTTGCATATTGATATCCATCACACGGTGGAGGATGTGGCACTTGCACTTGGACAAGCCTTCGATAAGGCGTTGGGCGACCGCAAGGGGATTGTCCGCATGGGCGATAGTTTTGCTCCGATGGATGAGACTCTCGCGCACGTGGCAATGGATTTGTCGGGGCGTCCGTATGCGGTGGTGCAGGTCGAATGGCACACGCCGTACGTGGGCAACATCCCTGTGACATTGTTCCCGCATTTCTTCGAGTCGTTTGCGGTACAGGCGCGTTGTAATCTCCATGCGCGAGTCCTGTACGGGCGCGATGACCATCATCAAGCTGAAGCCTTGTTCAAAGCCTGGGCACGCGCGTTGGACGCGTCCACGCAGTTTGACCCAAGACGTGGTGGAAACATCCCTTCGACAAAAGGAACGTTGTAA